The Sabethes cyaneus chromosome 3, idSabCyanKW18_F2, whole genome shotgun sequence DNA window actatcctgaatgccgcctacaaagtgctgtcccaagttctctttcatcgactatcgccaatagccaatagatttgtgggaagttaccaggccggcttcatggagggtcggtctacaacagactaagtcttcaccctgcggcagatcctccagaagtgccgcgaattccgagtccccacgcaccacctgttcatcgatttcaaagccgcatatgatagcgtaaaccgagaagagctatggaaaattttggacgaaaacggctttccgggtaagcttactagacttatcatggctacgatggatgggatccagtgctgtgtgagaatctcgggtggattgtcggacccattcgaatctcgcaggggacttcgacaaggagatggtctttcctgcctgctattcaacattgcgcttgaaggtgttataaggcgagcggcgatcgaaatgcggggcacgattttcaataaatccagtcaatttatctgctttgctgacgacgtggatgctgtcggcagaacatttgaggcggtggaagatcagtacaccagactgaaacgcgaagcagagaagattggattgcagataaatacgtctaaaacgaagtatatgctggcgggcgggaccgagcgcgacagggctcgcttgggcagcaccgtggtaatcgacggggatgagttcgaagtagtcgacgagttcgtataccttggctcgctggcaacagaggacaacaataccagccgtgagattaaaagacgtattatcagcggaagtcgggcctactagggactccacaaacacttgcggtcgaacaatctgagcccccgtacaaagtgcacattgtacgctaattaaacgctaattagaccggttgtcctctacgggcacgaaacgtggacattgctagaagaggacctacgagcactcggagttttcgaacggcgggtgctaagaaccatctttggcggagtgcaagagaacggtgtatggaggcgaagaatgaaccacgagctcgcgcgtctctacggcgaaccaagtattcagaaagtggttaaagctagacggatacgttgggcaggacatgttgctagaatgccggacaactatcctgcaaaaatggttttcgcatcaaatccggtaggaacaagacgaagaggggcacagcgagcgaggtggcaagaccaggtggagcgagatctggcgagcactgggtgcccgcggaactggagatcagttgccatgaaccgaaacagatggagaaattatactgcgcaggccttgtcataagacgttaggccaattaagtaagtaagtaagtaagtaaggagccccccctcttaaagtggggaggggtccttattcaccatagaaaatattcttgccctcaaaaactttcacatgccaaattttgttccatttgcttgattagttcttcagttatgaggaaatctgtatttcatttatataggatccccccttcctaaagtggggaggggtcccaattcatcatagaaaaaaattttgtctccaaaaacacccacgtgccaaattttgttccatttgcttgattagttctcaagttatgaggaaatttgtatttcgtttgtataggagccccccctcttaaagtggggaggggtctcaatttaccatagaataaattcttgtcaccgaaaacacccacatgccaaattttgttctatttgcttgattagttgtcgagttatacagaaatttgtgtttcatttgtatgggagccccccctcttagtggggggaggggtttctaaccatcactaaaacctttcctggccccaaaaaacctctagatgcacactttcatgccgattggttcagtagttttcgattctataaggaacatacagacagacagacagaaatccttctttataggtatagatttcatttaagggggcatagtactttttcaacttaaaaaaatcgaaattttttttattgattatttcgaaagattaacattttgaccatatgtgtttcaagtcatttcaatgaattccaaaaattgacaaagttacagctatttgtaccgcgcatgtctggagcgattacacggcgaataaaaagttcaacgtcgtttttctcgaaaccaggtttagaaagtcggtaccataaatatctcaagaacggctcaagcaattctcatgattctttttttgttttaaagccaacaaaattatctagtgtttgacccatcctatttttgatattactatttttgtattttttagaaatgtttaaagtcaattttttcgactaaaaaccttacttttatgtttgaatgtccgccattttgttatgcgttcgaattttaaaaaaaggatgggtcaaacacgagataatttaatatactttcatgtcgttttgaaatacagtggtttaccgattttatctacccatccgaaaatttttggtagatatatttggaaagtagacaaatttggggacaaataaattgctccaaaataatttaaatgaacgaaaaatattgttaatgttgACCATTTTCTTCAATAGCGTATCATTTCAGCGTAATTTTGCGCTTAGGGCACATTTTATTCatcatatcaaccattagccataatgtacgtacactcagcatattatgaaaaaagacatatcgaaattcaaaactgctccgattttattcaaattgtgtgcacttattcctttgcagtaaattttagaaccgtatttttatttggcacttagggttctcttttctgagtcagtgtggtcccaaaagttaccattttttccacctttctttctttaaagaTTCATAACCTTTGATctattgaaccgatttgaataatgttaataccaaatggaaagtaatTTAttaagcttttcagaaaaaatattagaCTGAAGCCCAGTTTTTTTATTGTCGCAAAATtgttgaaaacattcactttttgtgtttacatggtgtgtagaccaaagaaactTTAAGTTTGCATAAAGTGtcaagaatacaatggagacgcatggtttttgtttttactagtaataaaaggggttttttgacaaagaaatgcgtctctaaaataaaaagccatgcgagtccattacattttcgtatctttatttcttaaaaaaagactatctcaaaaactaaaaaagttacatctgtttttttgatatcgtatgtaaacaactagcttgtcATTGAatgtattattaaaaaaattgataacgaatattttaaatgttttaagtgattttaaggatttcctacaaaaaatgtttttgcaatcataaaaaaactttgaacgccagtttattgtttttttctgtttttgttttttttttgaaaagttcattaaaatacaatttttttgtaataaaatcattaaaatcgattcaacGGTTCAAAAGCTGAGAATTTATAAGGAGAGAGAGAGTTCCTAGCTGAGACAAGGTGTGCCCGTTAGCGctacggtatagaaaaatctcacaaaggatcattgtgaaatgttaaaattatgcgttacaaaataaatggaagttactttgcgtatttgacttcagcattattatacacattctgtgtataattacacaccacagatgccatatagtaaactataaaatacaaagaaatattctctgttatgcataagTTCCTGAAATCTTTCAAATTTTCATGCCACAcggttaaaataacaattaaaaaaaaggtagataaaaccgggtcaaaatggtagacaaaatcgggggtacctaaaatcgggtgtagattaaatcaggtgtagatataatcggaataccactgtatttcaattcggataagacccccagcgccaatccatggtaccgcaaatcatgtttttttcgaacgatcatgttcaaggagccgtaggggagaggggaagatgcaaacaaaattgtaaatattagtataaagtgcaatgtttggaatgcaaaaaacccgaatcgattcgcttttcgcgttatcgagaataaaatatttgaaattaggcaaaaatatggtgtaaaaagtactatgcccccttaaagagatttttttgcttggccagcatttgtatggagtcgccccactgtgcggcgtgttcattagaatgagtgcgcgtgtgtgagaaaattagaccacacgagtgcgggcttcgcaacactgggtTTAACATCCCTGTGCGCTGCCTCCAAGCTGTTCGAAATACTAATAGGAAAAATAATGTTACACTAAGCTACGTCCTATATCTTTACCGACCGACATTGGCTTCTTTCCAGGTAGAACTACAACCACTAATTTAGCTCAGTTCACACCACACTGCATTAAACATATGGAAGATGGTGCTCAAGTTGATAGCATATACACCACAGATATTAAAGCCGCATTTGACTGAGGCGATCACTCTATTCTGGTGGCAATAATTGCTCGATTGGGAGCCTCTTATAGCTTCGTCAAGTGGCTCAGATCATACCTGATTAACCGTTTTCTTTCTGTGAAGATCGGGAACCATGAATCATTCGGCTTCGTCAGCTCATCAGATGTGCACCAAGGAAGCAATCTCGGGCCTCTGcttttctctttgtttttcaacgacgtctgTTTTATCATACCACTAGGATGCAGACTTCTTTGTGCGGATGATCTTAAGCAAGCTGTGTCTTGTGATACGATCCAGAGCAGACTGTATCGAACTAATACGTTATCTGGATGATTTGTTTGAATGGTGCTCCAATAATCAACTGACACTGAGTATACCCAAATGACTCGAACGACTTATTTTATCCAAACAGTTTATTTTATGTCCGAgacaaaatttcaattttcaattccctaaattttcaaaaattattattaattgaaACAACTTCATGTCATTTCAGAGGCTATCTACCACAACCTTAAAAATCTTGGGAACTACTATCCTTCTCCATTGTGTATCCACATTGGTCCATCAGTGAACGTATTTCTATACAGCGCCGAGGAATTACAGGTGATGCTGAACTCGCCGTACTGTCTCGACAAATCAATGCATTACAGCTTTCTTCGTGTTAACCGAGGTATATTCGCTTCTCCAGGTAATTCAATTGTGTTGCATTATAGCGCATAACATTATAACGAATTTTCGACCGGTTACAAATGTTCCATTATTGCAGCCCATATTTGGAGAGGTCAACGAAAATCTCTGAGAGTTTCGTTGGGGCCAGCAATTGCAAATAGTTCAGTGGATGTGTTTAACGAAAAAAGTGATATTTTAGTCGGACGCTTAGAACAATTTGCCGATGGTAAAGAACGTGACTACTTTCATGACATTGCTAAATGTGCGTTGGATGTAATTTACTGTAAGCATGTTCTAGCAAAAATTATAAATGTACAAAATAATCTCTTGAACATTCATTTTAGATGCCGCACTTGGACTAGACTTCGACATGCAGCGAACTAAAACCGGTGATTATTATCTGGGTCTTCAGGACGAATTTTTCGATATCATAGCACGGAGAATATTCTCACCAACCCTCTACCCTGAATTTATTTATCGACTAACCAAAGCATACAAAAGAGAGCAAGAAATTTTACGAAGCGCTCGAGAGCTGACATACAAAGTAATGGAACAGCGCAGAGTTGAAGAACTTATGTCGtctaaaacgaaggaaaatccTTCAGAATCAAAAACGGACAGTACGAAACCACTCAATTTTCTGGATTCTCTCCTGCAGCTAAGTCGAGAACGTCAACAACTCACTAAAGAAGACATTACCCAGCACTTGGATACAATAATATTCGCTGGCAGTGACACGACATCAACTACAATGGCTAGCGTACTGTTAATGATGGCTATGCATCCCGACGTGCAAGAAAAGGTTTATCAGGAAGTCATGGAGATTTGCCCAGATAAAAAACAATACGTATCATTGGATGACATCGCCAAACTGACTTATATCGAACAAGTATGTAAGGAAACGATGCGGTTATTTCCAGTTGCTCCAATTGTTGCTCGGGTGTCAACTCATGACATTAAACTGAATGGTAACTTCAATATCATAACATATCGCACCGAAATATTTTCTTATATGTCTTTTACAGATAAGAACACTATCCCAGCCCATTCGCAGATTATAGGAGCCATTTACCAAGTTCAGAGAGATCCCAACATTTGGGGCCCAAAAGCACACCTATTCGATCCAGACAATTTTCTACCGGAAAAGGCAGCTAAACGCCATCCTTACGCATATATTCCATTCAGTGCCGGTCCCCGCAATTGTCTTGGGATACGATATGCTTGGCTTTTCATGAAGATCATGATTGTTCATTTGCTCCGCAAATACCGCGTGAAAACTTCGCTAACAATGGATTCCCTTAATATCAAATATTCAATTCTTTTGAAAATTACGAATGGTTGTCTGATCAGTTTGGAAAAACGCGACTAACCTGTTGCTTACTAGGCAATTATGGATTATCAGAAATCATCTTTTGGGTTTCCAAGGGACTTGAAATACGCAAAAATGCCCACCTAATCCATGTGATGCAATATAATTGTGTAAGTTAGACAATATCTGCCAGGCTTTTAAAACACTCTTCATTAGGCACATGGCACTGCACGATCACTTTAATTcgattttgtttcttttgaatGAGTCAAGCTTTATTCAGCAATTGAAGATAATAACTATAGCTTTACAAATTTCTCAGGAATAATTTTCCCAAATTCTGTTTGACCGAAGCGGTTTGAttcaaataattcaaaattaAGTCAAAATGATCGTGCCATGCCTGCCCTTCGTAGCTATTCGAATACATATGGTGACGCACAGGCATTCGAAGTAGAAAGAATTCTATATATTAAGTGATGTACCTAGTAAATTGGGAGATGGATTCATTAGTGAAATCATAATAGAATAATGTATTGATTCAATAATCAATaagcaataaaacttaaattctaGAAATTTCATAAAGATCATCACTAAGCAACTTGAAGTAAATTGGAAAGCAAGTTAACTGTGCCCAAAAGTGTTAAAAATGCGCGTAATACCCAACCGTTCTTTTTTCACTGATTTGTTCATTATTTACTAGACTGCAGCATTGTCACTAAGCAGTAATTAATTAGCGAGTATTATAAGAATAATCTTATACAGCTGAAAAGCATCGCCAAATTGCTGCAcagtgcattaaaataaaagctAATCAGTAAAATTGGTTATTTTTCAGCATTAAAATGTGCTACACTAGACAACATGTGACCATGATAAGGCCATTGtgagttttgaaaaaaaaatcatgttatGATGTCAAAATCATCACCGAAACCTAGAAGTTGAACGATCCTTGATAATATTATACCATTCACTGTGAactaatttgcggtttcgtcactaacgagaatgacattagctggggcttggttatgtaggagtgagaggggaacAAAGAGTGGAgaagaggatccgggagtttggaatttgatgttgctgatattattcctactacaaacagcctcagcgagggccccagctaatgtcaaaaaatcttcatatgtgtgtgtggtggaatacttcatacgCGATCTCCGCATCACAAATGATTTTTTCTTCATGTAGGGGAAAATGGCACAGAACGCATCACTGAACATCATCTAACTGAGCTGTAGTTCATTAGTTTCGTTTTTCATAACATTTATAAGATTTTGTGACCTTTTCTCACATACTTCTAATgtaattttatgtaaaatattgacattttttgtcattttttgaagGTGTTCAAACGTAGTGCATTATCGCAACATGCAGAACAACCAATAAAACGTACATATTAGTATagacgtcctgttgagaacttgacccttctttatcgacagacttcgcagccggttattagaatacaggacagttacggggctagtgcaacgatccgtCTGACTCTAGCAGTACTGCTCAGCCGAGATtttagactagcatcgtatctcgaagcaAACTGGGCAGTGCTAACGTCTCTGCATACTAAATTTTGGATATGTGATATTAGATTGAAGCTTAATTTAAGCATCGAAATGATTCGGACCTGACAGCCTTCCACCGCTTCGCTTCAAAAACTGTGCTACTACACTAGTAATTCCTCCGACTTAGTTAGGGTTTTAAGGGCTAAACAGactgctgcgtcaacgcatccgtcagtgAAAATTTGGCAGTTAACCCATGGCTGCCCTTGAATGAAAAATTGGTTaatatgccattttttccaaaattgagatcataatatcacatgatagTATACATCCCAACCAACGTCCCCACGGAAGCCGattgtaaaaataaatgcatttcCGCAGGCACACGACGTGAAACAATTTTGGctaatatccaaaataaatgagaagTTGGCCGTGATCCGTGATGATATCAAACCGCATTCGCAGTAACCGATGTGTTCTTATTTCGCATTTTATCAACTCACATTCAAATTGATCATGTGGTGTGGTGGTTTCAGGCGTAAGCCCAGCAATCGCTAAGTTTTTGGATCGAatcttattattattttttattgtcccGACAGCCTACACGACAGTATTCGCAGTTCCCATTAACGGCGGCATGATGAAGCTGCTTCTACTTTCTACCTTCTAGTTTCAAGCGCTTGACACTCACGCTTCGTTGGCAACTTCTTCGGGGTGCAGGGATTACTGCTTCCATACTGTTTTAAATGGTTTAAAACCATTTTGAAGACTCACAAGCATGCGTCAAAAATCTTCCCCGGAGGGAATTTGGCCACAGGTATCGTTGTTTCAATTCAACGTCATGGATCCAGCATGTATGCACATTAAACAGGCGGCCATTACCGTGTTAAACCTCTTTGACagacaaaagtaataaaattgcatttttctcaatttcatGTTCGTGACATATTAGCCAATTCTTCATTTATGGGCAGATGGGAAAACTGttagaataacgctgacggatgcattgaagcagcattctgtttgggccttcaTTTGTTCATGTCCGCCAGTAAGGCTACCAACGACTTTTAAAGCAGCGAAGAGCAACTTTACCAACTCTGTACACTAACTCTTGTCCCTAACTTCACGTGGTGCCGATCGAGGTACGCAACCTTCGTAGCCGTTCGCACACAGGGAATGGAAAACTGCGGCTCCCGTCCACTTTAAGTTGGCAGCTCCATCAGCGGGATAGGGAGTTAAGGCTAACAATCTACTGTAGCTGAAAACtgacaaagttacagcaaaTGAAAACACGATTTAATCcccctagtggtgaaaggaacctttgttatagcatcttacttgttatttgagatagCATCGACACATTTTTGGAACACTTGTCAACTGTTGGTTAACATATTAGTATCATAGGTTCATATCACTTCTACTGACAGAAAATAAATGTAAAGAATTATAAAacctatttttctatttttcgggCCACATTAACTCAGAAAAGGGCACCCCAAACCGccaccgccaatggtgatatctgTTTGTTGTACGAGTTAAAAAAGGGACTGAATA harbors:
- the LOC128742022 gene encoding cytochrome P450 4C1-like, whose product is MWNTVIVYLISTTIALIIYLRWTRRKILAAVANMNGPPRLPLIGNAYILVRFTSTEAIYHNLKNLGNYYPSPLCIHIGPSVNVFLYSAEELQVMLNSPYCLDKSMHYSFLRVNRGIFASPAHIWRGQRKSLRVSLGPAIANSSVDVFNEKSDILVGRLEQFADGKERDYFHDIAKCALDVIYYAALGLDFDMQRTKTGDYYLGLQDEFFDIIARRIFSPTLYPEFIYRLTKAYKREQEILRSARELTYKVMEQRRVEELMSSKTKENPSESKTDSTKPLNFLDSLLQLSRERQQLTKEDITQHLDTIIFAGSDTTSTTMASVLLMMAMHPDVQEKVYQEVMEICPDKKQYVSLDDIAKLTYIEQVCKETMRLFPVAPIVARVSTHDIKLNDKNTIPAHSQIIGAIYQVQRDPNIWGPKAHLFDPDNFLPEKAAKRHPYAYIPFSAGPRNCLGIRYAWLFMKIMIVHLLRKYRVKTSLTMDSLNIKYSILLKITNGCLISLEKRD